The Cryptomeria japonica chromosome 9, Sugi_1.0, whole genome shotgun sequence DNA segment AAATGTGTAAGATTTCACAGCAGGATAGGGAACTCTGTGCCCTTCCAGATACGCCGAGCTGCTTGGTGGGATTCGAGAAGCACGTGATGGAGTTGAAAAAGTTTGTATTGGAGGGCGGAGTGGACGTGGTTGGAGTTAAGCAATTGGCGGAGCTGGAAAATCAGCACTTGCTATAGCCCTTTGCCATCATCCTGAAATCCAAGGTACCAATTGCTTGTGCTCTATTTTTTGGGTCTTTCCATTTCAAGTGCATAGATGtagccaaaaaaaaacaaaaacttaatTATTGTTACAGAGTTTTGTTGTAGTTTCGTTTTGCCCTTCTTTTATGATTGTATCTTCATCCGGAGTTTTACCCTATAGATTATCCTATCCTATTCAATGGAGGAAAGAACAATGTATATTgggttagattttttttttttctgttaaaAGCAATGTAATCTTATATCCACTATTCTCATGATTTGCAGAGTTCTTCAAAAAGAGAGTAATATACATTGTCGTTTCAGAGAGCTCAGATCTCCTAAATATCCTCAAGACCATGTGGAGAAACATTGTTGGGGGGACACCACCTGATTTTAGAAATGTTGAGGACGCACACAACAAATTGCAATTGCAAATAAATTCAAGAAGAAATGAACCGATTCTGGTGGTATTGGATGACATTTGGCAGTTTTCTGACCTAAAAGAACTGTTATTCAAAGGGGAGCGATACATAACTATAGTAACCACCAGAGATAAAAAGACCATCCAGTCCATCCCACCATGGTTCAACAAAGGCCATTATCCTCTACCATCTTTGCAAGAGGAGCATGCTATTTCACTTTTTTGCCGCTATGCCTTTGAGTTTGGCATGTCTACCATTCCAGATACACATAATCAAGAACTGGTCAAACAGGTAGCCTACTACTCACAATAACAGCACGGTCTTCAATTGTCTTCCCCAGATCTAAATGCATGCTTAATCTAGCTTTATTAATGTGCAGGTACAAGAAGAGTGCAAAGGTTTGCCTCTAGCTCTTCAGGTAATTGGTAGCTCTCTGAATGGTGAGCCTGACCGTGTTTGGGAAGCTACTAGGGATGCGCTTGCAAGAGGAGAAGCTGCAGATGATAATCAAATAAATGTCCTTCTTAAGCGCTTGGAAACAAGCATAAATGTGCTGAGTCTTGGTGAAAAGCAGTGTTTTTTGGACCTAGCCGTATTCCCAAAAGGACAAATCATTCCTGCAGATGTATTGTTAGACATTTGGGTGTATGTCCGTCGAATGAGACCGCATGAAGCTGTTCTTCTTCTACAGAAATTTGCCGCTCGCCATCTACTAGACTTGAAGAGGGATCCCTAGGAAGATTGCTACTTATTTCAACTGTTTTCTACTTGTGCTTTATACTAGATTCGCTTGATGCAAAGGGTTTTCAGAAGAATTTTCAAAAGAAATGTTTAGCCTCACCATATAGTAGTTCGAATCTACTTGAATGATGTAGgtatagatttattttaaggtttgGGAATTGTGTGTTACTGATTTGCAGAGAAAGTCAGACTCTGCTCTGAGTTTCAAAACAAACTTCAACCGGAGGAAATCAAGTAGAATCCTTTTTTAATGTTATTCCCGGTTTCCAGGACAAGGGAAGGGATGGGGTTTTGAGGACAACAATTTAAAATAAGTAAAACAGCTCGATACATATATTTCCGGATAATAACAGGGGATAAAAATTGAAACAGGGAGTGGACGTTTTGCCCCCAAGGCACACTGAATTCATTTTTGACTCTCACCTGATTTCTTATAATAAGTTGTTTTCCTAACGTCTGATGCCAGGACCCCAGAAAGCAAAGACGACTGCATGAATAGTTATTCCATTTCCCAACATGATGTAATGAGACAGTTGGCTCTGTTTTTGACGGAGCGAGACGATAAGGATCGTCTTAGGAGGCTGTATATGCCTCAAAAGCAATCTGAATTTCCCCCAGAATGGCAAACAACTCAGATTGTTTCCATTCACAAAGGTAACGCCTGCAGCTACTCTTTTTTATTGTAATTCAAATATGCATGTGGTATTGCTCCTATCCAAAACATTGAAAATTCCTCATAGAATAGCATTGATTTCCAGGTTTGTTGGAATATATAGGGGCAATGGACACACAATGGCCCCAATTGGAATTCCCTGAGGTGAAAGATTTGGTTTTATATTTCACTACAAGTGAATATTGCAGTCCGacatttttggacacaatgaaAAAACTCAAGGTTCTGATAATCCATAATGACAATGCAAAACGAGCCAAGATTATTGGACTGGCTGGTTTCCAAGAACTTTCTTAGCTTAAAACTCTGCATCTTGAAAAGCTGATAGTTCCTTCCCTACACGAGGACTGCAGAGCCTTAAAGAGTTTGCAGAAAATATATCCGAGTCTATGTGAAGGGCTTGGTAAGGATAAACTGTTCAACTTGCCAGCGCTTTTGGAATTTAATGTGGACCACTGCAGTGATCTGGAGGAGTTGTCGGCAGGAATCTGTTATTCAAAATCTCTGGAAATTTTGTCAATTACTCATTGCCATAGCCTTGCAAAGTTACCTGATGATTTGGGTAAGCTTGGATCACTTAAGGTGATAAGATTGTGTCAATCTCCAGGATTGAAAGCACTACCACTTTCCATCTGCAGTCTTGGAAATCTAGAATTGCTTAACATCTCATCCTGCATGGGTTTGAAGGTGGGCAGGAGAAAAGGCTCTGAATTGAAGAAAACCTTTCAATCATTAGCCCAAACGGCGTCTCTAAAAAAGGTGATCTGTGATGAGAATAATGAGCAGCTGTTCAGAAATAGCACCATGACTATGACTAGCCTTGAAGTTGAAGTTGTAAAAGAAGAATTCAATTTGAACTGGCTATTGACAGAATCTCAACCTTgcagaaaaaggaaaagagaaaacagTGAGAATCAAGAATAGATGGTTTCTATGACAAGCAGAGCAGTTATTAAGAATAAGTGTTAATTATCTTGATAGTTATTTCTAAGTTCTTATATACAATGTAATTATATATATTAGTGCTTTTAGATAGTCATTTCCATGAGAGTTTATTTTGCAtgatgttggaatgttcttgaaaTTCCTCCAAGTTCTAGTCAAAGTGAACTTCTCTAAGAACTTGTATTGCAAGTTTGCTATAATCTGTTTTAGGATTTAATAATATATTGTGTAAGTTTTGAAATGTGGAGTTTTTTAATAGAAAAGGTTATCCTTTTGTAAGTAAATCATGATGTTATGATTTATGTGTATCGTTTGTATTATTTCATAAGTTCATCTTCAAATCTTTGTTATTTATTAAAATTTGCATAATATTTCTATCAAAATTAATGTAGGAAGCATTTCTGCACACGGTTGCTTGTTTGCAAGCAACAAACTTAATTGGGGATATAGAAAGATAGCTTTTGATattacatttcttgggatttggtACATGAATATTTGTTATTCACTATTACTTTATTAAGACACGTTGGTCATGCCACTTGTCAACAAGATTATTTCTAATAATAATTAGATTGTCTTGATATAAGATATGAATTAGGGTAACATATTGTGTTTTATCTTCTCTTTTACAAGTTATAGAACaaagtttgtgtgtgtgtgttttgtttttCAAACTAATTTTCTAAGGATTTGTTTATcaaatttattatataattttgtAATGGTGAGATTTGCAtatttttggtagttttcatttaATTAAGATTTGTGTTGATTGAATGTCTTTTATAGGATTATATATTGGCATGTGACATATTTTGTGTAAAGTTTAGTTCATTCCTCAATCCCTGTCTATCTTTATTTATTCTTATTGAAACACAtttctatgctcacaaccttatcTCTATCTTATATATGTTCATCCCAAAGATTCACCTCAATTATTAGCCTACACTTTCAAATAACCATTATTGATTTTAAGATCTAGAGTTCCAACTTCCTCACCTTAAGTCAATCTTACAAAGTGTGAGAATGATACATGTGTTGCATGAATTTAACCCAACATTCAAATTATTGACTCGCTCCTTTTTCACTAGCCATTAAGAGTTGACTTTGTACATGTTTGTATGACTATTCAATATGTCTTAGTATTATTAACAAAATTCATTCATGACCATTGAACCACATCTTGGAATCATTAAGCAATCCTAGAGCATTTGTACTTCAAGAAAATTTAATATCCTAGCATTAAAAGGAATCAATATTTGCATTGGAATCATCTAAGGACCTTGTATGCTTGAGATGTTTACCTTTGATCACTTGAAAAGAGCCATAAAGTAAGACACGTGAGGTTTAATTGAGTCAAATGTGAACCCTTGTAATTGTACAAGTTCCCTTGggtatttttaaatattttcaatctttACAATTCAATTGAAAACAAATAAAGGGGGGAGCTAGGTTGCAAAATTATATAGTTTGTTGGAACAATCCCATGGGTTACAAAGTGGGAGATCATGCATCAAATCATGTTTTATGCTACCTTGACCCTTTAGCGCAATTCATCTGCCTTTGCTTTTGTACCGACATATTTTTTGATTGTTCCTATTTTGCTTTGGAGTGGTGGTCTAGCTGGCAAGTTATTTTTGCGGAAAGTATTTGTTTATATTTTTGGACTTGGCTTAGAGGATGAAGAGGATAGTAgaggaaattaaaaaaattagagatCCATGGTTTTGGCTCTAGTGTTGGTTACATTTTTGTATTCACTACAATGATTACAAAATAAGAATATCTTATCTACTTTCATTTGGGGATTCTTGCATTTAAGTTTGTTCTATCTTTTCCATTCTAAGTTGTTTATGTTTTTTGTGGattaatcttcaatctcttgatttGAGTTGCATTACTACCACTTCAAATGCTCCTCCTTTCCACGATTTTAAAATAGTTTTCCTTCCTTCATGTTGAACCTCATAAATATTCTCTTTACCTCAATGGATTACATTCaagtcatattgccatggtctacccaacaacaaatggcatgcatccattgacACCACATCACAGAGCACTTCATCCTCATATGGATCAATTTTCAAAGCAACGAGACAAGACTTGTCGACAAGCACACTATGAGTCTTCTTTAACAAATAAATCTGGTAGGGATTAGATTTTGGAATGCAAGAAAGTCATAATTTATCAACCATTTATATACTTACTAGATTGTCACTAGATCCACCATCTATGATCACCTTGCACACTATGTCCTTACATTTACATGTTATTTAGAAAACACTCTTCCTCTTCCAATCAACTTTCAAGGTTTCTTTGTCTCCAAATATTAAGGTTTGTCTCAACATCAAGTTCTCTCTTGACTAAGCTTCAACTTCTTCTAACCAGGGTTTTTATTCTTATTGGGCTACCATCACCCTTTTAGGGTTTTGATGGCAATGTATAGCCTTGTGGAACTCATCAAAGCTATAATGTGACCAatgtgtattggtgggtgaaaaatgtgtgaatgagagatcaagaggaaaactaccctttccctctaagaagagatgagagtttcactacggatttcccttcaaacacttttcacctaattacattggaagaggagaggagaattcactagatccaacctccaaagaagaaggtagaattttgagtgaaatgggaatgataagggtatgtgtaggatcatggtgtgccaaaatagacccttaagtggcaatgaaatttcagaaaatcagagttatgcaacttgacatgaaaatttgaataagttgtgaacattaatttcaaaatatgtaagaagagaatatatataaaattgaatgtattttctaagctactagttgttttttggaagaaaaaaaatcctatttgatgaatatttcaaatttcaatgcagtggtactaaaatttcaggaaaaaaataagaagtagacgtatgtctgaccaccctaatcacaatcaaataataatatttttttataatatttataatataagtattagactcatgtccagatgtgacacatattttatttttattttttataaagtaaataattatttatgcttttttactacaacttttcaaaaattcagaaacttcTACATCTGACtgccttaacttggtcaaaaccttaagaaatttaatttttttttattttttccctatggtagacgaagcataggatgtgattcatgtttcatattcaaaaaatgttataccgtttgaaagttatgagtgtttttcaatcagtctatcaatcagaaatattgtcagaattcaattagaaaataaacaataattatttattaaagtcaaaataagacaagccttatctTGTTGGAAAGTTGgaaacgtccttaaaaaacccttttcgttttatcaattttggctacaaaaaaagtcatcagccaccagtgtaaagtctggaaaatcaacgAATACTGAAAAACACGGTTTTTCAATtaactttccaggcttgtcacttccaagccaaataccaaagaaTTCCCAagctgaaatttgaaaatttgactacaaaaatcagatatccgattttaataagtaaattctctaactaaatttgcccataattaatctaatgtttattaatatattaatatattaatttataaataaattagtatataatattagggggagagagagagagagagagagagagatggggagggggaagggagagagagatagagagagattagcggagagagagatagatgagagattaagggagaaggatagagagagattatgggagagagagagagagagaaggagagggaaagagagattaggggagagagagattaagacaccataggacccaaagcaacccaatatggtgtcaaaacgggtcgtatggtgtcctaaggggtcataagggttcatgggacaccatatgacccttaaggacaacataagaccccttatgacaccatatggtgtcgttaggggtcatatggtgtccataggcatcatatggtgtcctaggacaccatatgaccccttaagacaccaaattgtgtcgttaggggtcatttggtgtcctaaggggtcgtaggacacaatatgaccacttaagacacaatatgacccaaagcgacccaatatggtgtcattaggggtcatatggtgtcctaaggggtcatatggtgtcttaaaggggtcatatgacataataagacccactagaacacaatatgacccataacgaccaaatatggtgtcttaaggggtcatatggtgtcctaaggggtcgtaggacaccatatgacccctatggacaccataggaccccttacaacaccatatggtgtcattaggggtcatatggtgtcctaaggggtcgtaagacataatatgaccccttaggataccataggacccaaagagacccaatatggtgtcataacgggttgtatggtgtcctaaggggtcataagggttcgtgggacaccatatgacccctaaggacaacatatgaccacctatgacaccatatagtgtcgttaggggccatatggtgtccagaggcatcatatggtgtcctaggacaccatatgacccctaaggacaatatatgaccacttatgacaccatatggtgtcgttaggggtcatatggtgtctagaggtgtcatatggtgtcctaggacaccatatgaccccttaagacaccaaattgtgtcgttatgggtcatatggtgtcctaagg contains these protein-coding regions:
- the LOC131060234 gene encoding probable disease resistance protein At4g33300 — its product is MWRNIVGGTPPDFRNVEDAHNKLQLQINSRRNEPILVVLDDIWQFSDLKELLFKGERYITIVTTRDKKTIQSIPPWFNKGHYPLPSLQEEHAISLFCRYAFEFGMSTIPDTHNQELVKQVQEECKGLPLALQVIGSSLNGEPDRVWEATRDALARGEAADDNQINVLLKRLETSINVLSLGEKQCFLDLAVFPKGQIIPADVLLDIWVYVRRMRPHEAVLLLQKFAARHLLDLKRDP
- the LOC131060241 gene encoding probable disease resistance protein At4g33300 — its product is MRQLALFLTERDDKDRLRRLYMPQKQSEFPPEWQTTQIVSIHKGLLEYIGAMDTQWPQLEFPELKTLHLEKLIVPSLHEDCRALKSLQKIYPSLCEGLGKDKLFNLPALLEFNVDHCSDLEELSAGICYSKSLEILSITHCHSLAKLPDDLGKLGSLKVIRLCQSPGLKALPLSICSLGNLELLNISSCMGLKVGRRKGSELKKTFQSLAQTASLKKVICDENNEQLFRNSTMTMTSLEVEVVKEEFNLNWLLTESQPCRKRKRENSENQE